One Comamonas endophytica DNA window includes the following coding sequences:
- a CDS encoding pyridoxal phosphate-dependent aminotransferase, with the protein MTIASAALPSQALPRTPRFESKLPAVGTTIFAVMSALAAEHKAVNLGQGFPDFACDPALIEAVHQAMLAGHNQYPPMPGVPALRQAVADKIRAQHGRGYSPDSEITITAGATQGILTAILACVHPGDEVIVLDPCYDSYIPNIELAGGVPVRVPLTPGSFRPDLAAIAAAITPRTRLLIINTPHNPSATVWTAEEMRALEDLLAPTEVLLISDEVYEHMVFDGAEHQSAARFPGLAARAFINSSFGKTFHVTGWKVGSVAAPAALMAEFRKVHQFNVFTVNTPVQHGLASYLADPARYLELPAFYQGKRDLFRAGLENSRLKLLPCNGSFFQCVDFSAVSDLGDVEFSQWLVREIGVAGIPLSPFYGDGFDQRMVRFCFAKEDATLQLALERLRRL; encoded by the coding sequence ATGACCATTGCCTCCGCTGCCCTCCCTTCCCAGGCCCTGCCCCGCACCCCGCGCTTCGAGAGCAAGCTGCCTGCGGTCGGCACCACCATCTTCGCCGTCATGTCGGCGCTGGCCGCCGAACACAAGGCCGTGAACCTGGGCCAGGGCTTTCCCGACTTCGCCTGCGACCCGGCGCTGATCGAGGCCGTGCATCAGGCCATGCTGGCCGGCCACAACCAGTATCCGCCAATGCCCGGCGTGCCCGCGCTGCGCCAGGCCGTTGCGGACAAGATCCGCGCGCAGCACGGCCGCGGCTACAGCCCCGACAGCGAGATCACCATCACCGCGGGTGCGACGCAGGGCATCCTCACCGCCATCCTGGCCTGCGTGCACCCGGGCGACGAAGTCATCGTGCTCGACCCCTGCTACGACAGCTACATCCCGAACATCGAGCTCGCCGGCGGCGTGCCGGTGCGCGTGCCCCTGACGCCCGGCAGTTTCCGCCCGGACCTGGCAGCCATTGCCGCCGCCATCACGCCGCGCACGCGGCTGCTGATCATCAACACGCCGCACAATCCCAGCGCCACCGTGTGGACGGCCGAGGAAATGCGTGCGCTCGAGGACCTGCTCGCGCCCACCGAGGTGCTGCTGATCAGCGACGAGGTCTACGAACACATGGTGTTCGACGGCGCCGAGCACCAGAGCGCGGCGCGTTTTCCCGGCCTGGCCGCGCGCGCCTTCATCAATTCCAGCTTCGGCAAGACCTTCCACGTCACGGGCTGGAAGGTCGGCAGCGTGGCCGCGCCCGCGGCACTGATGGCCGAATTCCGCAAGGTGCACCAGTTCAACGTGTTCACCGTGAACACGCCCGTGCAGCACGGGCTGGCCAGCTACCTTGCCGATCCGGCGCGCTATCTGGAACTGCCGGCCTTCTACCAGGGCAAGCGCGACCTGTTCCGCGCCGGCCTCGAAAACTCGCGCCTCAAGCTGCTGCCCTGCAACGGCAGCTTCTTCCAATGCGTGGATTTCTCGGCCGTGAGCGACCTGGGCGACGTCGAGTTCAGCCAGTGGCTGGTGCGCGAGATCGGCGTAGCGGGAATTCCGCTGTCGCCTTTCTATGGCGACGGATTCGACCAGCGCATGGTGCGTTTCTGCTTTGCCAAGGAAGACGCCACGCTGCAGTTGGCGCTGGAGCGGCTGCGCCGCCTCTGA
- a CDS encoding superoxide dismutase, with protein sequence MPHTLPPLAYAYDALEPHIDAQTMEVHYTKHHQTYVNNLNAALEGTEHADLPIDELVAKVESLPEALRAPVRNNGGGHANHSLFWKVMSPQGGGQPEGDLARAIDSDLGGMEAFKAAFTKAALTRFGSGWAWLTVDKAGKLAVESSANQDNPAMVGIGSGNTAILGLDVWEHAYYLKYQNRRPEYIAAFYNVIDWAEVARRYALARQA encoded by the coding sequence ATGCCCCATACCTTGCCTCCGCTGGCCTACGCCTACGACGCCCTCGAGCCCCATATCGACGCACAGACCATGGAAGTGCATTACACCAAGCACCACCAGACCTATGTCAACAACCTCAATGCCGCGCTGGAAGGCACCGAGCATGCGGATCTCCCGATCGACGAGCTCGTTGCCAAGGTCGAGTCCCTGCCCGAGGCGCTGCGCGCGCCGGTGCGCAACAATGGCGGCGGCCATGCCAACCACAGCCTGTTCTGGAAAGTGATGTCGCCCCAGGGCGGCGGCCAGCCCGAGGGCGATCTGGCACGCGCGATCGACAGCGACCTGGGCGGCATGGAAGCCTTCAAGGCCGCGTTCACGAAGGCGGCATTGACCCGCTTCGGCAGCGGCTGGGCCTGGCTCACGGTGGACAAGGCCGGCAAGCTGGCGGTGGAGAGCAGCGCCAACCAGGACAATCCCGCCATGGTCGGCATCGGTTCGGGAAATACCGCCATCCTCGGCCTCGACGTCTGGGAACATGCGTATTATCTGAAGTACCAGAACCGCCGCCCCGAATACATCGCGGCGTTCTACAACGTCATCGACTGGGCCGAGGTCGCACGCCGTTACGCCCTCGCCCGCCAAGCCTGA